Proteins from one Xiphophorus hellerii strain 12219 chromosome 8, Xiphophorus_hellerii-4.1, whole genome shotgun sequence genomic window:
- the aebp1a gene encoding adipocyte enhancer-binding protein 1 encodes MLYFREMRAEVLVVWVGLSLCWGLVTAEEPAEEKQLSRAKALAREPRGLIRDGGRWDTEMSDEPAEVTVEEKSKAKKKKSPEEIEAAKAKKAAEKEAKAKKPKAPKPTKKPKPPKPTKKPKPPKPTKKPKTPKPTKKPKLVTTTAQPELRLPLLEEEEVGLETTNQPGFPTEPVEPDLDKWIRGHKKEATTTEVIMYIPEETTSVPFVGPWYEEYDYSDLAEAIAKKQQEEEERARKEKAEKAEQQRKQWEEEEAERLKKAAFPAQPKKCPPLGLESHRVDDDQLLASSQSHHGFVAQRGRLNMQSSEDEEDMYGGAWCAEPEDKEHWFQVDARREVEFTGVITQGKNSEQLEDFVSSYFVAFSNDSWDWTVLHDGYAEWLFYGNVDKETPVMSQFAAPVVARYIRILPQSWNGSLCLRAEVLACQLPSSYHSENEVNASDDLDFRHHNYKEMRQMMKVINEECPNITRIYNIGKSSQGLKMYAMEISDNPGEHETGEPEFRYTAGLHGNEALGRELLLLLMQFLCKEYRDENPRVRRLVDGVRIHLVPSLNPDAYELAYEMGSEMGNWALGHWTEEGYDIFQNFPDLNSILWGAEDRGWVPRIVPNHHIPLPENFLGGSLAVETKAIISWMERSPFVLGANLQAGEKMVVYPFDMQRPPISLTDSRRWRINAEMNEETWARIQRQNEGALRETPDDAMFRWLAMSYAHSHLTMTETYWGSCHGDDVTGGQGIVNRASWKPVVGSMNDFSYLHTNCFELSVFLGCDKFPHESELALEWENNREALLSFMEQVNRGIKGIVRDMEGNPLPNATITVEGIRHDVKTAASGDYWRLLNPGEYKVTAKADGHTPQTRLCMVGYDTGATPCSFTLAKSNWDRIKEIMARNGNRPIRLVTKTNRVKSTASSTTAQPTITGEESQANSQRAERLRRFRLMRRRKLRERLRGRVTTTTLPTTTTTTTTTTTQPPDAESTTSWYNSWFPVDSYTENPFDTFIFGSAPTQEYNFEYTID; translated from the exons ATGCTTTATTTCAGAGAAATGAGGGCAGAGGTGCTGGTGGTCTGGGTCGGGCTGAGCCTTTGTTGGGGTCTTGTCACTGCCGAAGAACCTGCGGAGGAGAAGCAGCTGTCAAGAGCCAAAGCTCTGGCGAGAGAACCCCGGGGGCTGATCAGAGACGGGGGCAGATGGGACACTGAAATGTCAGACGAGCCAGCTGAAGTTACAGTAGAGGAGAAgagcaaagcaaagaaaaagaaaagccctGAGGAAATCGAGGCCG CCAAAGCGAAGAAGGCAGCAGAGAAAGAGGCTAAAGCCAAAAAGCCGAAAGCTCCGAAGCCCACCAAGAAACCGAAACCGCCAAAGCCCACCAAGAAACCAAAGCCACCCAAGCCCACAAAGAAGCCAAAGACGCCCAAACCCACCAAGAAACCAAAGCTGGTAACGACCACGGCGCAACCGGAGCTCCGCCTTCCTttgctggaggaggaggaagtgggCCTGGAAACAA CGAATCAACCTGGGTTTCCAACGGAGCCTGTTGAGCCAGACCTGG ACAAATGGATCAGAGGACACAAGAAGGAAGCCACAACCACTGAGGTCATCATGTACATACCAG AGGAAACCACGTCTGTTCCATTCGTTGGTCCCTGGTATGAAGAGTATGATTACTCTGACT tgGCAGAGGCAATAGCAAAGAAACaacaagaggaggaggagagagcccgcaaagagaaagcagaaaaag CTGAGCAGCAGAGGAAACAATGGGAGgaggaagaagcagagagacTGAAGAAGGCGGCTTTTCCTGCTCAGccaaaaa AGTGTCCTCCTTTGGGCTTGGAGTCTCACCGGGTGGATGACGACCAGCTGCTGGCTTCCTCTCAGTCTCACCACGGCTTCGTGGCTCAGAGGGGACGCCTCAACATGCAG AGCtctgaagatgaggaggacATGTATGGAGGTGCATGGTGTGCAGAGCCTGAGGACAAGGAGCACTGGTTCCAGGTGGACGCTCGGCGAGAGGTGGAGTTCACCGGTGTCATCACCCAAGGGAAGAACTCGGAGCAAct GGAGGACTTCGTATCGTCCTACTTTGTTGCCTTCAGCAACGACAGCTGGGACTGGACGGTGCTGCACGATGGCTACGCCGAATGG CTCTTCTATGGGAACGTGGATAAGGAAACACCCGTAATGAGTCAGTTTGCTGCACCGGTGGTGGCGCGTTACATCCGGATCCTTCCCCAGAGCTGGAACGGCAGCTTGTGTCTGAGAGCCGAAGTCCTGGCCTGTCAGCTACCAA GCAGCTACCACAGTGAGAATGAGGTCAACGCATCAGACGATCTGGACTTCAGACATCACAACTACAAGGAGATGAGACAG ATGATGAAGGTGATAAATGAGGAGTGCCCCAACATCACAAGGATCTACAACATTGGGAAAAGCTCACAAGGCCTCAAGATGTACGCCATGGAGATCTCAGACAACCCAGGCGAACACGAGACAG GTGAACCCGAGTTTCGCTACACAGCAGGGCTCCATGGCAATGAGGCTCTGGGTCGGGAGCTTCTCCTGCTATTAATGCAGTTCCTCTGCAAGGAGTACAGAGATGAAAACCCAAGAGTACGACGCCTAGTGGACGGAGTCAGGATTCACCTGGTGCCATCACTGAACCCAGATGCTTACGAGCTGGCCTATGAGATG GGCTCAGAGATGGGAAACTGGGCGCTGGGTCACTGGACTGAAGAAGGTTATGACATCTTCCAGAACTTCCCGGACCTGAACAGCATCTTGTGGGGAGCCGAGGACAGAGGCTGGGTGCCTCGCATAGTGCCCAATCATCACATTCCGTTGCCAGAAAACTTCCTTGGTGGCTCT CTtgcagttgagaccaaagccaTAATTTCATGGATGGAGCGCAGTCCATTTGTGCTCGGAGCCAATTTACAAGCAGGAGAAAAAATGGTTGTGTACCCTTTTGATATGCAGCGTCCTCCAATTTCT TTAACCGACAGTCGGCGTTGGAGGATTAACGCTGAGATGAACGAAGAGACCTGGGCTCGTATTCAGAGGCAGAACGAAGGAGCGCTCAGAGAGACTCCTGATGATGCCATGTTTCGCTGGTTGGCAATGTCATACGCACACAGCCATCTAACCATGACTGAGACCTATTGGGGATCCTGCCACGGTGATGATGTCACTGGAGGACAGGGGATTGTTAATAGagccagctggaaaccagtggTGGGCA GTATGAACGACTTCAGCTACCTTCACACCAACTGCTTTGAGCTCTCTGTCTTCCTCGGCTGTGACAAGTTTCCTCACGAGAGCGAGCTGGCGCTGGAGTGGGAGAACAATCGCGAGGCTCTTCTGTCCTTCATGGAACAA GTGAATCGAGGAATAAAAGGTATAGTAAGAGACATGGAGGGAAACCCGCTGCCTAATGCCACAATAACTGTGGAGGGAATCCGGCATGATGTCAAAACTG CTGCCAGCGGGGATTATTGGCGGCTGCTGAATCCCGGTGAATACAAGGTGACGGCCAAAGCTGACGGCCACACGCCCCAGACGCGGCTCTGCATGGTGGGCTACGACACTGGAGCCACTCCCTGCAGCTTCACCTTAGCCAAGTCCAACTGGGACCGCATCAAAGAGATTATGGCGCGCAACGGGAACAGACCTATTCGACTCGTCACCAAAACGAACAGGGTGAAGTCGACCGCTTCGAGCACCACGGCACAGCCCACCATCACAGGGGAGGAGAGTCAGGCCAATTCCCAGAGAGCCGAGCGACTCAGACGGTTCAGGCTGATGCGTCGACGCAAATTGCGCGAAAGGTTAAGAGGCAGAGTCACCACCACCACCCTTccaacaactacaacaacaacaacaacaaccacaacacaACCACCTGATGCTGAGAGCACAACCTCCTGGTACAACTCTTGGTTTCCTGTGGACAGCTATACAGAGAACCCGTTTGACACCTTCATATTTGGCTCAGCACCTACGCAAGAGTATAATTTTGAATACACCATTgattag
- the ash2l gene encoding set1/Ash2 histone methyltransferase complex subunit ASH2 isoform X2: protein MASELQAGAVAAAEKDLAVGDASFGEQPPSMDTESSNGKEGMEAAGDGSEAADALTGSGDEESGRQLGEVELQCALCMKWFTAETFGIETATCLPFMTNYVFHCNVCHHSGNTYFLRKQANLKEMCLTALANLTWRSRTQDEHPKTMFSKDKDIIPFIDKHWECMTTRQRPGKLTWPNNIVKTMSKERDVFLVKEHPDPGSKDPEEEYPKFGLLDQDLGSIGPSYDAQKQTTGTPAAGGLNGALAPGPGKGRGAKRKQQQQQEGTATGAAKRTRSDPLFSAQRLPPHGYPLEHPFNKDGYRYILAEPDPHAPDPEKLELDCWAGKPIPGDLYRACLYERVLLALHDRAPQLKISDDRLTVTGEKGYSMVRASHGVRKGAWYFEVTVDDMPPETAARLGWSQPLGNLQAPLGYDKFSYSWRSKKGTRFHQSIGKHYSSSYGQGDTLGFFIELPDETDTAKALPDTYKDKALIKFKSYLYFEEKDYVDKAEKSLKSVNPSRMLFYKNGVNQGVAFENLFEGIYFPAISLYKSCTVSVNFGPQFKYPPKDIKYQPMSDMGWGAVIEHTLADMLYHVETEVDGRRSPPWEG, encoded by the exons ATGGCGTCTGAATTACAGGCGGGTGCCgtagctgcagcagaaaaggaCTTGGCTGTCGG GGATGCCTCCTTTGGGGAACAGCCTCCCAGTATGGATACAGAGTCATCAAATGGCAAAGAGGGAATg GAAGCTGCTGGCGATGGCTCAGAAGCCGCTGATGCTCTGACAGGATCCGGGGATGAGGAGAGCGGGCGGCAACTCGGGGAGGTGGAGCTGCAGTGCGCTCTGTGCATGAAGTGGTTCACGGCGGAAACGTTTGGCATCGAAACTGC AACATGTCTTCCCTTCATGACCAACTACGTGTTTCACTGCAATGTCTGCCATCACAGCGGCAACACATACTTCCTCAGGAAACAAGCCA ACTTGAAGGAAATGTGCCTGACAGCTTTGGCGAATCTCACATGGAGGTCCAGAACACAAGATGAGCATCCTAAGACCATGTTCTCCAAAGATAAG GACATCATACCATTTATTGATAAGCACTGGGAATGCATGACGACCCGTCAGAGACCGGGGAAGCTCACCTGGCCCAACAACATAGTGAAGACAATG AGCAAAGAGCGAGATGTGTTCCTTGTGAAAGAACACCCTGACCCCGGCAGTAAGGATCCGGAGGAGGAGTACCCCAAGTTTGGCCTTTTAGATCAG GACCTGGGAAGCATAGGACCCTCATATGACGCTCAGAAACAGACCACTGGAACCCCAGCAGCCGGTGGGCTCAATG GTGCTCTGGCCCCTGGCCCTGGAAAAGGAAGGGGGGCCAAAcgtaaacagcagcagcagcaggagggaaCGGCCACAGGAGCGGCAAAGAGAACCAGGAG TGACCCGTTGTTCTCAGCCCAGAGGCTGCCCCCTCATGGTTACCCACTGGAGCACCCATTCAACAAGGATGGCTATCGCTACATCCTGGCAGAGCCAGACCCTCATGCTCCGGACCCCGAGAAACTGGAGCTGGACTGCTGGGCTGGAAAACCCATTCCTGGTGATCTGTACCGGGCCTGTCTGTATGAGAGGGTGCTGCTGGCCTTACATGACAGAG CGCCTCAGCTGAAGATCTCAGACGACCGGCTGACGGTGACGGGGGAGAAGGGCTACTCCATGGTCCGGGCTTCACACGGCGTGAGGAAAGGAGCCTGGTACTTTGAGGTGACAGTGGATGACATGCCCCCAGAGACGGCAGCTAGACTGGGCTGGTCCCAACCGCTTG GCAACCTTCAGGCTCCTCTGGGTTATGACAAGTTCAGTTATTCTTGGCGGAGTAAGAAGGGGACTCGCTTTCACCAGTCGATAGGGAAGCATTACTCCTCAAGCTACGGTCAGGGGGACACACTGGGCTTCTTCATAGAGCTGCCTGATGAAACGGATACAGCAAAGGCTCTCCCAGACACATACAAGGACAAG GCGCTTATTAAATTCAAGAGCTACCTGTACTTTGAGGAGAAGGACTATGTGGACAAAGCGGAGAAAAGCCTGAAGTCGGTGAATCCCAGCAGG ATGTTGTTCTATAAAAATGGCGTTAACCAAGGAGTTGCCTTTGAGAACCTCTTTGAAGGCATCTACTTTCCTGCAATCTCCTTGTACAAGAGCTGTACG GTTTCTGTCAACTTTGGGCCTCAATTCAAATACCCACCTAAGGACATTAAATACCAACCG ATGAGTGACATGGGTTGGGGTGCAGTGATCGAGCACACGCTGGCAGACATGCTGTACCACGTTGAGACAGAGGTGGACGGACGCCGCAGCCCGCCATGGGAGGGATAA
- the ash2l gene encoding set1/Ash2 histone methyltransferase complex subunit ASH2 isoform X1, which yields MASELQAGAVAAAEKDLAVGDASFGEQPPSMDTESSNGKEGMEAAGDGSEAADALTGSGDEESGRQLGEVELQCALCMKWFTAETFGIETATCLPFMTNYVFHCNVCHHSGNTYFLRKQANLKEMCLTALANLTWRSRTQDEHPKTMFSKDKDIIPFIDKHWECMTTRQRPGKLTWPNNIVKTMSKERDVFLVKEHPDPGSKDPEEEYPKFGLLDQDLGSIGPSYDAQKQTTGTPAAGGLNGGSSFSGALAPGPGKGRGAKRKQQQQQEGTATGAAKRTRSDPLFSAQRLPPHGYPLEHPFNKDGYRYILAEPDPHAPDPEKLELDCWAGKPIPGDLYRACLYERVLLALHDRAPQLKISDDRLTVTGEKGYSMVRASHGVRKGAWYFEVTVDDMPPETAARLGWSQPLGNLQAPLGYDKFSYSWRSKKGTRFHQSIGKHYSSSYGQGDTLGFFIELPDETDTAKALPDTYKDKALIKFKSYLYFEEKDYVDKAEKSLKSVNPSRMLFYKNGVNQGVAFENLFEGIYFPAISLYKSCTVSVNFGPQFKYPPKDIKYQPMSDMGWGAVIEHTLADMLYHVETEVDGRRSPPWEG from the exons ATGGCGTCTGAATTACAGGCGGGTGCCgtagctgcagcagaaaaggaCTTGGCTGTCGG GGATGCCTCCTTTGGGGAACAGCCTCCCAGTATGGATACAGAGTCATCAAATGGCAAAGAGGGAATg GAAGCTGCTGGCGATGGCTCAGAAGCCGCTGATGCTCTGACAGGATCCGGGGATGAGGAGAGCGGGCGGCAACTCGGGGAGGTGGAGCTGCAGTGCGCTCTGTGCATGAAGTGGTTCACGGCGGAAACGTTTGGCATCGAAACTGC AACATGTCTTCCCTTCATGACCAACTACGTGTTTCACTGCAATGTCTGCCATCACAGCGGCAACACATACTTCCTCAGGAAACAAGCCA ACTTGAAGGAAATGTGCCTGACAGCTTTGGCGAATCTCACATGGAGGTCCAGAACACAAGATGAGCATCCTAAGACCATGTTCTCCAAAGATAAG GACATCATACCATTTATTGATAAGCACTGGGAATGCATGACGACCCGTCAGAGACCGGGGAAGCTCACCTGGCCCAACAACATAGTGAAGACAATG AGCAAAGAGCGAGATGTGTTCCTTGTGAAAGAACACCCTGACCCCGGCAGTAAGGATCCGGAGGAGGAGTACCCCAAGTTTGGCCTTTTAGATCAG GACCTGGGAAGCATAGGACCCTCATATGACGCTCAGAAACAGACCACTGGAACCCCAGCAGCCGGTGGGCTCAATG GTGGATCTTCTTTCTCAG GTGCTCTGGCCCCTGGCCCTGGAAAAGGAAGGGGGGCCAAAcgtaaacagcagcagcagcaggagggaaCGGCCACAGGAGCGGCAAAGAGAACCAGGAG TGACCCGTTGTTCTCAGCCCAGAGGCTGCCCCCTCATGGTTACCCACTGGAGCACCCATTCAACAAGGATGGCTATCGCTACATCCTGGCAGAGCCAGACCCTCATGCTCCGGACCCCGAGAAACTGGAGCTGGACTGCTGGGCTGGAAAACCCATTCCTGGTGATCTGTACCGGGCCTGTCTGTATGAGAGGGTGCTGCTGGCCTTACATGACAGAG CGCCTCAGCTGAAGATCTCAGACGACCGGCTGACGGTGACGGGGGAGAAGGGCTACTCCATGGTCCGGGCTTCACACGGCGTGAGGAAAGGAGCCTGGTACTTTGAGGTGACAGTGGATGACATGCCCCCAGAGACGGCAGCTAGACTGGGCTGGTCCCAACCGCTTG GCAACCTTCAGGCTCCTCTGGGTTATGACAAGTTCAGTTATTCTTGGCGGAGTAAGAAGGGGACTCGCTTTCACCAGTCGATAGGGAAGCATTACTCCTCAAGCTACGGTCAGGGGGACACACTGGGCTTCTTCATAGAGCTGCCTGATGAAACGGATACAGCAAAGGCTCTCCCAGACACATACAAGGACAAG GCGCTTATTAAATTCAAGAGCTACCTGTACTTTGAGGAGAAGGACTATGTGGACAAAGCGGAGAAAAGCCTGAAGTCGGTGAATCCCAGCAGG ATGTTGTTCTATAAAAATGGCGTTAACCAAGGAGTTGCCTTTGAGAACCTCTTTGAAGGCATCTACTTTCCTGCAATCTCCTTGTACAAGAGCTGTACG GTTTCTGTCAACTTTGGGCCTCAATTCAAATACCCACCTAAGGACATTAAATACCAACCG ATGAGTGACATGGGTTGGGGTGCAGTGATCGAGCACACGCTGGCAGACATGCTGTACCACGTTGAGACAGAGGTGGACGGACGCCGCAGCCCGCCATGGGAGGGATAA